A stretch of Desulfotalea psychrophila LSv54 DNA encodes these proteins:
- the metW gene encoding methionine biosynthesis protein MetW, with amino-acid sequence MNIEKVENFRFDLQVIAEVVEPGSRVLDLGCGNGDLLAWLKENKDVQGTGIEQDQKKVTNCISRGLTVLQGDLNEEVEDYPDNYFDYVILSQTLQQVFAPNKLLQSLARIGRYVIVSFPNFSHYSIRQGLLLRGMAPKNDHLPYSWYDTPNIRVITLKDFRIFAREVGYSIVKEIAINTNPKSTKGHIIQRFINLRATYGIFVIAKQ; translated from the coding sequence ATGAATATAGAAAAAGTAGAAAATTTTCGCTTTGACCTGCAGGTAATAGCCGAGGTGGTAGAACCGGGTAGCCGGGTGCTTGACCTCGGTTGCGGCAACGGTGACCTCCTTGCCTGGCTCAAGGAGAACAAAGACGTTCAAGGCACAGGCATTGAGCAGGATCAAAAGAAAGTCACAAACTGTATCTCTCGTGGCCTTACCGTCCTGCAGGGGGATCTCAACGAAGAGGTTGAAGATTACCCCGACAACTACTTTGACTATGTTATCCTCAGCCAGACCCTGCAACAGGTCTTTGCACCAAACAAACTGCTGCAGTCCCTTGCCCGCATTGGCCGCTATGTTATTGTCAGTTTTCCAAATTTCAGCCACTACTCCATCAGACAGGGACTACTCCTACGCGGCATGGCCCCCAAAAACGACCACCTTCCCTACTCTTGGTATGACACACCAAATATCAGGGTTATCACCCTCAAAGATTTTCGCATCTTTGCCAGAGAGGTGGGCTACAGCATAGTCAAAGAAATTGCCATCAACACCAACCCGAAAAGCACTAAAGGCCATATAATACAACGCTTCATTAATCTTCGGGCGACCTACGGCATCTTCGTTATAGCAAAACAATAA
- the metX gene encoding homoserine O-acetyltransferase MetX: MEKEIKDHKSVGIVEKQFFTCAQVPSPLILENGAKLGPITIAYETYGNLSARKDNAILINHAFSGDSHVAGHYATDGPKEKPGWWDFLVGPGKGIDTDKYFIICSNILGSCNGTTGPASKNSETGEAYALDFPMVTIGDMVATQKLLIDHLGIPKLLAVIGGSVGGMQTLEWAIRYPEMMHSVIPIATTMRHSALAIAFNEIARQAIMTDPHWNRGKYYGQAHPDTGLAVARMVGHVTYLSDEAMRRKFGRNLQEKENLSYGFDADFQVESYLRYQGNKFVHRFDANSLLYITKASDYFDIVERISTSGPETELTAPQQKYLVISYSSDWLYPTYQARDLVKALKRSGRNVSFSEIESDCGHDAFLIPDDRLEQLMRGFLAGIYTGIAEI, from the coding sequence ATGGAAAAAGAGATAAAAGATCATAAATCCGTGGGCATCGTTGAAAAACAATTTTTCACCTGCGCCCAAGTACCAAGCCCCCTTATCCTGGAAAATGGTGCCAAATTAGGCCCCATAACCATTGCCTACGAAACCTATGGCAATTTATCAGCCAGAAAGGATAATGCCATCCTGATCAACCACGCCTTTTCAGGAGACTCCCATGTTGCGGGGCACTATGCCACGGATGGCCCCAAGGAAAAACCAGGTTGGTGGGACTTTCTTGTCGGCCCGGGCAAGGGTATTGACACCGACAAATACTTTATTATCTGCTCCAATATCCTCGGTAGCTGTAATGGCACCACCGGCCCCGCCAGTAAGAATTCGGAAACCGGGGAGGCCTATGCACTTGATTTCCCTATGGTTACCATCGGTGACATGGTTGCCACCCAAAAGCTCCTTATTGACCATCTGGGTATCCCCAAGTTACTTGCCGTAATCGGCGGTTCCGTGGGCGGCATGCAGACCCTGGAATGGGCGATTCGCTACCCCGAGATGATGCACTCTGTTATCCCTATTGCCACCACCATGCGCCACTCGGCCCTGGCCATCGCCTTTAACGAAATTGCCAGACAGGCTATTATGACTGACCCTCACTGGAACAGGGGGAAATATTACGGCCAGGCCCATCCGGACACAGGCCTTGCCGTGGCCCGCATGGTCGGCCATGTCACCTACCTCTCCGACGAGGCAATGCGCCGTAAGTTTGGCCGCAACCTTCAGGAAAAGGAGAATCTCTCCTATGGTTTTGACGCAGACTTTCAGGTGGAATCCTACCTCCGCTATCAGGGCAATAAATTCGTGCACCGCTTTGACGCCAACTCCCTGCTCTATATCACCAAGGCGTCGGATTATTTTGACATTGTTGAACGGATCAGCACATCCGGACCAGAAACAGAACTCACTGCGCCACAGCAGAAATACCTTGTCATCTCATATAGCTCTGACTGGCTCTATCCAACCTATCAGGCCAGAGATTTGGTAAAGGCCTTAAAACGCTCCGGACGAAACGTCAGTTTTTCTGAAATAGAATCCGACTGTGGTCACGACGCATTTCTTATTCCCGATGATCGCCTGGAGCAACTGATGAGGGGCTTTCTGGCCGGCATCTATACGGGCATTGCCGAGATATAA
- a CDS encoding tetratricopeptide repeat protein, with amino-acid sequence MKTTKNSPNHYLVWAFIFICGFISGVGISVYKLQPQLSNKQIPSTAKIPAINHEQLHKLEELVKDKPEDLDSWIQLSHMYFDSNQHKKAIAAYKKSILLKPNDAALWTDLGVMYRRNEQAQKAIDSFNKAIAINPKHETALFNRGIVLLYDLNQRQQAIASFEELLRVNPEAQSSNGGKVSEFVEYLKTEETVQPAQ; translated from the coding sequence ATGAAAACAACCAAGAATTCACCCAACCACTATCTCGTTTGGGCATTCATCTTCATCTGTGGATTTATCTCCGGCGTAGGCATTAGCGTATACAAACTTCAGCCACAACTCTCAAATAAGCAAATACCCTCCACAGCAAAAATCCCGGCCATTAACCACGAGCAACTCCACAAACTTGAGGAACTTGTCAAGGACAAGCCCGAGGATCTGGACTCATGGATTCAGCTCAGCCATATGTACTTTGACTCCAACCAGCATAAGAAGGCTATTGCTGCCTATAAAAAATCAATCCTTCTCAAACCAAACGACGCTGCCCTGTGGACAGACCTGGGAGTCATGTATCGCCGCAACGAACAAGCGCAAAAGGCCATCGACTCTTTTAACAAGGCCATAGCCATCAACCCCAAACACGAGACCGCCCTCTTCAACAGGGGCATTGTTCTCCTTTACGACCTCAACCAACGACAGCAAGCCATCGCCAGTTTCGAAGAACTTCTCCGGGTAAACCCTGAGGCCCAATCAAGCAATGGCGGCAAGGTCTCAGAATTTGTTGAATACCTCAAGACAGAAGAGACAGTGCAACCGGCCCAGTAG
- the rnc gene encoding ribonuclease III gives MGIDVKELIRRNRQKHAEFEKKINYKFIDLRLLQKALIHSSYAFEQAQAGKNNERLEFVGDAVLDLVVGNALYRRFPEMREGELTRLRAALVNEGHLATMARKINLGYFLCLGKGEDNSKGREKSSILSCAYEAVIGAIFQDGGYDAVAALVERFFLPVIDRRKEDLLLADAKSRLQEILQEKHNEGPSYRLDNEEGPSHKKRFTISVLFRDEVLGTGEAGSKKEAEQRGAALAIKKIESM, from the coding sequence ATGGGAATAGATGTAAAGGAACTTATCCGGCGAAATAGGCAAAAGCACGCTGAATTTGAGAAAAAAATAAATTATAAATTTATCGATCTGCGTTTGTTACAGAAAGCATTAATTCATTCGTCCTATGCATTTGAACAGGCTCAGGCTGGTAAAAACAATGAAAGATTGGAATTTGTCGGGGATGCGGTCCTCGATTTGGTGGTGGGCAATGCCCTCTATCGGCGCTTTCCTGAGATGCGGGAGGGAGAGCTTACCCGTTTGCGGGCAGCCTTGGTTAATGAAGGGCATCTTGCCACTATGGCCAGGAAGATTAATCTGGGCTATTTTTTATGCCTTGGTAAGGGTGAGGATAACTCCAAGGGGCGCGAGAAGTCTTCCATTCTCTCCTGTGCCTACGAGGCAGTGATCGGAGCTATCTTTCAGGACGGTGGTTATGATGCGGTGGCAGCGCTAGTGGAGAGATTTTTCTTGCCCGTGATTGATCGGCGTAAGGAGGATCTGCTTCTGGCCGATGCCAAAAGTCGTCTGCAGGAGATTCTGCAGGAGAAGCATAACGAGGGGCCGTCCTATAGACTTGATAATGAAGAGGGTCCGTCCCATAAAAAACGCTTTACCATCTCGGTGCTTTTTCGAGACGAGGTGTTGGGTACCGGCGAGGCGGGGTCGAAAAAAGAGGCGGAGCAACGTGGGGCAGCTCTGGCCATAAAAAAAATAGAGAGCATGTAA
- a CDS encoding elongator complex protein 3, with the protein MGLVIPLFIPHRGCPHQCLFCNQESITGCAEPKADYGEEAIATIEEWLARESLHGELREREVAFYGGSFTCLPEEEQARLLALVQPYIDRGLVDGIRLSTRPDCISKDIAEFLVAHRVKKVELGVQSMDDGVLRAAKRGHSALDCRRAIAILQAAGLQVGVQLMAGLPRETTAIFLRGLDEIIGLRPDFVRLYPVVVVRHSELEDLYLKGRYQPISLAKAVAFGHLFRVRMDRADIPIIRMGLQPSKDLEQMLVAGPYHPAFGELVGSRLWLKEIRHRLRDLQEGENLLMTISHRDLSVAQGMKKYNIRRIQALGYGDRFSIQLDVQMTRGTRKFSVEKG; encoded by the coding sequence ATGGGTCTTGTCATACCGCTGTTTATTCCTCACCGTGGTTGTCCTCATCAGTGTCTCTTTTGCAATCAGGAATCCATTACGGGCTGTGCGGAGCCTAAGGCAGATTATGGTGAAGAGGCTATTGCCACCATTGAGGAGTGGTTGGCTCGGGAGTCCTTACATGGTGAGCTACGGGAAAGGGAGGTGGCCTTTTACGGGGGCTCTTTTACCTGCCTGCCGGAAGAGGAACAGGCACGTCTGCTTGCTCTTGTTCAACCCTATATAGATAGGGGATTGGTGGACGGTATTCGTCTCTCCACCAGACCGGACTGTATATCCAAGGATATTGCCGAGTTTCTTGTTGCCCATCGGGTAAAAAAGGTGGAACTTGGGGTGCAGTCCATGGACGATGGGGTTCTGCGGGCGGCAAAACGTGGCCACAGTGCCCTGGACTGCAGGAGGGCAATTGCTATTCTGCAGGCTGCTGGCCTGCAGGTGGGGGTGCAGCTGATGGCAGGCCTGCCCCGGGAGACAACGGCCATTTTTTTGCGGGGGCTGGATGAGATTATCGGTCTTCGTCCGGACTTTGTTCGTCTCTATCCCGTGGTGGTGGTTCGTCATTCAGAGCTTGAAGACTTGTATCTTAAGGGGCGTTACCAACCCATCTCTTTGGCAAAAGCGGTTGCCTTTGGTCACCTTTTTCGTGTACGTATGGATCGTGCTGATATTCCTATTATTCGTATGGGTTTGCAGCCCTCAAAGGATTTGGAGCAAATGTTGGTGGCAGGGCCCTATCATCCAGCTTTTGGTGAGTTGGTAGGCTCTCGGCTGTGGCTCAAGGAAATTCGCCACAGATTGAGGGACTTGCAGGAGGGAGAGAACCTGCTCATGACGATTTCTCATAGAGATCTGTCCGTGGCTCAGGGGATGAAAAAATATAATATAAGGCGTATCCAGGCCCTGGGCTATGGGGATCGTTTTTCTATTCAACTTGATGTGCAGATGACCCGTGGAACTAGGAAATTTTCAGTAGAAAAAGGCTAG
- a CDS encoding ABC-F family ATP-binding cassette domain-containing protein has translation MLSVNRLDIRYGEKHLFKNVSVQVNRGNRIALVGVNGAGKTTLLKIMAGVSATDDGVVTCSKQFTVGYLPQESEPSTSAISLYEEAKKAFAPIIALQEEVDVLHQTISCCDAQDPTLEKLLQRQGELQHRLDGSAIYSMRAKIEKVLDGLGFTSEDMEKELHSFSGGWQMRLRLAKMLLEAPSVLLLDEPTNHLDLETLRWLEQFLISYDGAMVVISHDRSFLDKATTMTWEVSLGNVNIFKGNYSYYVKEKQERLAVERGAYENQQAKIRQTMLFVDRFRSKATKAKQVQSRVKQLEKMEMVELSAEDQQIHFSFPPAPPSGRDMLSVKGLSKSYRGKTVFKDAEFELQRGDKVAVVGVNGAGKSTLLKILAGEIEADAGQKKFGSGVVKTYFGQHQAQELSPQLSALDTMALSGEALSITRQRSLLGAFLFRGDEVDKKVAVLSGGEKSRLALAKMIAIPANCMLLDEPTNHLDMNSQDILQEAMGQYDGTIIVVSHNRYFLDTFVNKVFEVKDGKINVYGGNVTEYLQKVEAIAEEGKRQEQDATRQESVQEPGEGSGQNRKERKKQEAQRRQERSKLLGSWLKVAEESEKQVENIEEEKEALEVTMADPALYSDEDAWSAVSADYEACKTRLERAYASWEEAQGKIEEGEAKLALKYGE, from the coding sequence GTGTTGTCTGTAAATCGTCTTGATATACGTTACGGTGAGAAGCATCTTTTTAAAAATGTTTCAGTGCAGGTAAATCGTGGCAATCGCATAGCCCTGGTTGGGGTTAATGGCGCAGGGAAAACAACCCTGTTAAAAATTATGGCCGGGGTAAGTGCCACCGATGATGGAGTGGTTACCTGTTCAAAACAGTTCACCGTGGGCTATCTACCTCAGGAGTCAGAGCCATCAACGTCTGCCATAAGTCTTTATGAAGAGGCGAAAAAGGCCTTTGCTCCGATTATTGCCCTGCAGGAAGAGGTGGATGTGCTTCATCAGACTATCTCTTGCTGTGATGCCCAGGATCCCACCCTTGAAAAACTTCTGCAGCGTCAGGGAGAGTTGCAACATCGGCTGGATGGCAGCGCTATCTATTCCATGCGGGCCAAAATTGAAAAGGTTCTGGATGGTTTAGGCTTTACCTCTGAGGATATGGAGAAGGAATTACACTCATTTTCCGGTGGCTGGCAGATGCGTTTGCGTCTTGCTAAAATGCTCCTTGAAGCACCCTCAGTCCTTCTGCTTGATGAGCCCACTAACCATCTTGATCTTGAAACTCTGAGATGGTTGGAGCAGTTTCTTATCTCCTACGATGGGGCTATGGTGGTAATTTCCCATGATCGCTCCTTTCTCGATAAAGCGACCACCATGACCTGGGAGGTGAGTCTTGGTAATGTCAATATCTTCAAGGGCAACTACAGCTACTATGTCAAGGAGAAGCAGGAACGGCTGGCGGTGGAGCGCGGTGCCTATGAAAACCAGCAGGCAAAGATTCGCCAGACCATGCTTTTTGTAGATCGCTTTCGTTCAAAGGCGACCAAGGCCAAGCAGGTGCAGAGCCGGGTCAAGCAGCTGGAGAAGATGGAAATGGTTGAGCTCTCTGCCGAGGATCAGCAGATTCATTTCTCCTTTCCGCCGGCACCGCCTTCGGGACGGGATATGCTCTCGGTGAAGGGGCTAAGCAAGAGCTATCGGGGAAAAACTGTCTTTAAAGATGCAGAATTTGAGCTGCAACGTGGTGATAAGGTGGCCGTGGTTGGAGTTAATGGTGCCGGTAAGTCCACTTTGCTGAAGATTCTAGCCGGTGAGATAGAGGCCGATGCAGGCCAGAAAAAATTTGGTTCCGGGGTGGTTAAAACCTATTTTGGCCAGCACCAGGCCCAGGAGCTCTCACCGCAGTTATCCGCTCTGGATACCATGGCTCTCAGTGGTGAGGCCCTGAGCATTACCCGTCAGCGTTCCCTCCTCGGTGCCTTTTTGTTTCGTGGCGACGAGGTGGATAAGAAGGTTGCCGTTCTCTCCGGTGGTGAAAAGAGTCGCTTGGCTCTGGCTAAGATGATCGCCATTCCCGCTAACTGTATGCTCCTTGATGAGCCTACTAACCATTTGGATATGAACTCCCAGGATATTCTCCAGGAGGCCATGGGGCAGTACGATGGCACTATTATCGTTGTCTCTCATAATCGTTATTTTCTCGATACTTTTGTCAATAAGGTCTTTGAGGTAAAGGATGGTAAGATAAATGTCTATGGCGGTAATGTGACGGAATATCTGCAAAAGGTAGAGGCCATTGCCGAAGAGGGCAAACGGCAGGAACAGGATGCTACGAGGCAGGAGTCTGTCCAGGAGCCTGGTGAGGGTTCGGGGCAGAATCGCAAGGAACGGAAAAAGCAGGAGGCGCAGAGGCGTCAGGAACGCAGTAAGCTCTTGGGTTCATGGCTGAAGGTTGCCGAAGAGTCTGAAAAGCAGGTGGAAAATATCGAGGAAGAGAAAGAAGCGCTTGAGGTCACCATGGCCGATCCCGCCCTCTATTCCGATGAGGATGCCTGGTCGGCGGTCAGTGCCGATTACGAGGCGTGTAAGACCCGGCTTGAACGAGCCTATGCCAGCTGGGAAGAGGCACAGGGGAAAATAGAAGAGGGCGAGGCAAAACTTGCCCTTAAGTACGGAGAATAG
- a CDS encoding MOSC domain-containing protein, producing MRIEKIAYKEERGQPMLEVATSQISLEAGLAGDISGKPGTRQITLLSADVWQEVCAELSEQVPWTVRRANLLVAGVRFKQSDVGRILHIGDVQIEITRETVPCKLMDAQVSGLLAALNKEWRGGVCGRVVAGGNIEVGDNAHWA from the coding sequence ATGAGGATAGAGAAGATTGCCTATAAGGAGGAGCGTGGTCAGCCCATGCTTGAGGTGGCTACCTCTCAGATCAGTCTCGAGGCGGGGCTTGCAGGAGATATCTCAGGCAAGCCGGGCACGCGTCAGATCACCCTCCTCAGTGCTGATGTCTGGCAGGAGGTCTGTGCTGAATTGTCTGAGCAGGTACCCTGGACTGTACGTCGGGCTAACCTTCTTGTCGCTGGGGTGAGGTTTAAGCAGAGCGATGTGGGACGTATTCTGCATATAGGTGATGTACAGATAGAGATAACCCGCGAGACCGTCCCCTGTAAGTTAATGGATGCTCAGGTTTCAGGTTTGTTGGCTGCCCTGAATAAGGAGTGGCGTGGCGGTGTTTGTGGGCGAGTTGTAGCAGGTGGTAATATAGAGGTAGGTGACAACGCCCACTGGGCGTAG
- a CDS encoding DMT family transporter codes for MGRVLGTKKLLGWLAVFCSTFFFYFATVVIRLAEGEVDIDVSYFAFFRFILGFIVVSIIMLISRQPVRPRRYHFLLGRMLANTAAVYCFYKAASLGSVAEANILNMTYPLFVACASWFLFKSQRDWVVAALVALAFVGVWLVLNPGGDFSVNGQSIWGLASGMLAAAAIIYLNLCRIDHDSNTILFVLFGLGSIVMYTFFHNYIFWPNGKEFYYLMLCGAPGVIGQYLITFGFRFVTAVEGSVISSSRIMLAALLGPIIIGEPSLALLGWCGGFCIFVANVGLAMRKK; via the coding sequence ATGGGACGTGTTTTAGGGACCAAAAAGTTGTTGGGCTGGCTCGCTGTTTTTTGTTCAACGTTTTTTTTCTATTTTGCAACGGTGGTTATTCGGCTGGCAGAAGGTGAGGTGGATATTGATGTCTCCTATTTTGCCTTCTTTCGCTTTATTTTAGGTTTCATTGTTGTCAGTATTATTATGCTTATAAGCAGGCAGCCGGTGCGTCCTCGCAGATACCATTTCTTGTTGGGGCGGATGTTGGCAAATACTGCTGCTGTATACTGTTTTTATAAGGCAGCGTCCCTTGGGTCGGTGGCAGAGGCCAATATTCTCAATATGACCTACCCCCTCTTTGTGGCCTGTGCCTCATGGTTTCTCTTTAAATCGCAGAGAGATTGGGTGGTGGCGGCTTTGGTTGCCCTTGCCTTTGTGGGGGTCTGGTTGGTTCTTAACCCGGGTGGTGATTTTTCTGTGAACGGGCAGAGCATCTGGGGTCTTGCCTCTGGTATGCTTGCCGCCGCGGCAATTATTTATCTTAATCTCTGTCGCATAGATCACGACTCCAATACCATTCTTTTTGTTCTGTTTGGTTTGGGCTCTATAGTTATGTATACGTTTTTCCATAACTATATATTTTGGCCAAATGGTAAGGAGTTCTACTACTTGATGCTCTGTGGTGCTCCTGGCGTTATTGGACAGTATTTGATTACCTTTGGCTTTCGTTTTGTGACGGCTGTTGAGGGATCGGTTATCTCCTCGTCAAGGATTATGCTTGCAGCCCTGTTGGGGCCAATTATCATTGGTGAGCCGTCCCTGGCCCTATTGGGATGGTGTGGCGGTTTCTGTATCTTTGTTGCTAATGTGGGCTTGGCTATGCGTAAAAAATAG
- a CDS encoding NUDIX hydrolase, which yields MNSKNQYGVIPYIKTKKSLKIFLITSRTNGYWILPKGHLVKKKSCIESAAQEAFEEAGIIGCIEGKKSYLIKYQHHGTKYKIQFFPMEVTEILKKWPEQHQRIRKLVSLNRAHELIELGSIQKCLRQWQDDLSRK from the coding sequence ATGAACAGCAAAAATCAATATGGAGTAATTCCGTACATCAAGACAAAGAAGTCTTTAAAGATCTTTTTGATTACCAGTCGTACCAATGGCTATTGGATCCTGCCCAAGGGACATCTGGTAAAAAAGAAGAGCTGCATCGAATCAGCTGCTCAGGAGGCCTTTGAGGAGGCGGGTATTATCGGATGCATAGAGGGGAAAAAATCATATCTGATAAAATATCAACATCATGGAACCAAATACAAAATACAGTTTTTCCCCATGGAGGTGACTGAAATTCTCAAGAAATGGCCCGAACAGCACCAACGCATACGCAAGCTGGTCTCCCTAAACAGGGCCCATGAACTTATCGAGTTGGGCAGTATTCAAAAATGTCTACGCCAATGGCAGGACGACCTCAGCCGTAAATAG
- a CDS encoding ParA family protein, translated as MKIIACYSNKGGVGKTATSVNLAYACAKSGKRTLLCDLDPQGASGFYFRIKPSKELREQAFFTNVDRFSEAIRASDFDNLDLLPANMSYRDFDIFLANMKKSRSRLKQTLKAVDSEYDIVILDCPPNISRLSENVFKVADKIIIPVIPTTLSERTLGQLYEFFEEKGFKKEKIVPLFSMVQRQKKLHKESMKRLRQQYPDFLVSDIPSCTDIERMGIHRAPVLTYAKSNSVAQAYNEVWKDILKRL; from the coding sequence ATGAAAATCATAGCCTGTTATAGCAATAAGGGTGGTGTTGGCAAAACAGCCACCTCGGTTAATCTCGCCTATGCCTGCGCCAAAAGCGGCAAAAGGACCCTTCTCTGTGATCTTGACCCCCAGGGTGCCTCTGGATTTTATTTTCGGATCAAGCCCTCAAAAGAGCTGAGAGAACAAGCCTTCTTCACCAATGTTGATCGCTTTTCCGAGGCAATTCGAGCCAGCGACTTCGACAACCTTGATCTCCTGCCCGCCAATATGAGTTACCGGGATTTTGATATTTTTCTAGCAAACATGAAAAAGAGCCGCTCCCGTCTCAAACAGACCCTGAAGGCCGTGGACAGTGAGTATGACATTGTCATCCTTGACTGCCCACCAAATATCTCTCGTCTCTCCGAGAATGTATTCAAGGTTGCAGACAAAATAATTATACCTGTGATCCCCACCACCCTATCAGAGCGAACCCTTGGCCAACTCTACGAGTTTTTTGAGGAAAAGGGATTCAAAAAAGAAAAAATAGTGCCCCTTTTCTCCATGGTTCAACGCCAGAAAAAGTTGCATAAGGAGAGCATGAAGAGACTACGCCAACAGTATCCTGATTTTCTGGTAAGCGACATTCCCTCCTGCACAGATATCGAACGGATGGGTATCCATCGGGCCCCTGTTCTGACCTACGCCAAGTCCAACTCAGTGGCCCAGGCCTACAACGAGGTATGGAAAGACATCCTCAAGAGACTGTAA
- a CDS encoding CHAD domain-containing protein, with protein sequence MKPYILLARSELPIKKIQKALKPTYSWQSRIDEKQEAKILDTFDEELRKTGRILLQTEQAIILIDLKTGASREQRGKIELQCWPELPAGPVKEALETVSPLRAFLPRTEISLQLQAHTMLDDEGKTVARLGSTLLRRKKRRVQIAISQPLRGYDEAHQILVEALSSPVEEKEEDIYSLLQIASLAYEAKPTIPLQAETPIQETSNRIINTFIAVARRNEIGIRADYDSEFLHDYRVSLRKVRSVISLFKGVYSLADTAYLKTEFSEIMQATGRLRDLDVYLLDKDLYFKLVPKSTHEGLKILFAAFTRERKLLHSSLCKELQNKAYTRRMKSLQDGFANNSWIWGEKAQIPSALFAKKVIFSRYKKVCRIAASIDDSTADAIVHELRIHCKKLRYLLEFFTPVFSQGSVKSIIKSLKMLQDNLGRFNDYSVQQISLGTFLETADIKGRDGKKLAEGIGALRAMLNLCQQKERALVTKNFKNFNSPRTADLVSELFSTKG encoded by the coding sequence ATGAAACCCTATATCCTCCTTGCACGTTCAGAGTTACCCATAAAAAAAATCCAAAAAGCCCTCAAGCCAACCTACAGTTGGCAGAGCAGGATAGACGAAAAACAAGAGGCCAAGATTCTTGATACCTTCGACGAAGAGTTGCGTAAAACGGGAAGAATACTCTTACAAACAGAACAGGCCATCATCCTTATTGACCTTAAAACAGGAGCAAGCCGAGAGCAACGGGGCAAGATAGAACTTCAATGTTGGCCAGAGCTACCAGCAGGTCCCGTAAAAGAAGCACTGGAAACAGTCTCGCCCCTCCGGGCATTCCTACCCCGGACTGAAATTTCCCTACAGCTACAGGCACACACCATGCTCGACGATGAGGGAAAGACCGTTGCCCGCTTGGGCAGCACCCTCCTCAGACGAAAAAAAAGAAGAGTACAAATAGCCATCAGTCAACCCCTTCGCGGTTATGACGAGGCCCATCAAATTTTAGTGGAAGCCCTGAGTTCACCGGTTGAGGAAAAAGAAGAGGACATCTATTCTCTCCTGCAGATAGCAAGCCTTGCCTACGAGGCAAAACCCACAATCCCCCTGCAAGCCGAGACCCCCATCCAGGAGACAAGCAACAGAATAATCAACACCTTCATTGCCGTTGCCAGAAGAAACGAGATTGGCATCAGAGCCGATTACGACAGCGAATTTCTCCATGATTACCGGGTAAGTCTACGCAAGGTACGCTCTGTCATCAGCCTCTTTAAGGGAGTATACTCGCTGGCCGACACAGCCTACCTCAAAACAGAATTTTCAGAAATTATGCAGGCAACGGGACGCCTGCGGGATTTAGATGTCTATCTGCTTGATAAGGATCTGTATTTCAAGCTTGTACCCAAAAGCACCCATGAGGGCCTTAAAATTCTCTTTGCCGCCTTCACCCGGGAACGCAAGCTACTACACAGCTCTCTCTGTAAGGAACTACAGAACAAGGCCTATACCAGGCGAATGAAATCCCTCCAAGATGGCTTTGCCAACAACTCGTGGATATGGGGAGAGAAGGCTCAAATACCATCGGCTCTTTTTGCCAAAAAGGTGATTTTCAGCAGATACAAAAAGGTGTGCAGGATCGCCGCCAGCATCGATGACAGCACCGCAGATGCCATCGTCCATGAGCTTCGCATCCACTGCAAAAAGCTTCGTTATCTCCTGGAATTTTTCACCCCGGTTTTTAGCCAGGGCAGCGTTAAGTCAATTATAAAATCACTGAAAATGCTCCAGGACAATTTAGGTCGATTTAACGATTATTCAGTCCAACAGATATCCCTGGGGACATTTCTCGAAACAGCTGATATTAAGGGAAGGGATGGGAAAAAGCTTGCCGAAGGCATCGGAGCTCTGAGAGCAATGCTCAATCTTTGCCAACAAAAGGAACGGGCTCTGGTTACAAAAAATTTCAAAAACTTTAACAGCCCCAGAACAGCAGATCTCGTCAGTGAGCTTTTTAGCACAAAAGGATAG